Proteins from a single region of Thamnophis elegans isolate rThaEle1 chromosome 17, rThaEle1.pri, whole genome shotgun sequence:
- the TUT1 gene encoding speckle targeted PIP5K1A-regulated poly(A) polymerase — protein sequence MEAEGTTDDVDSLPRGAFRCRLCHVTVANKPSLEAHLQGKKHQRLENLRSVRQSQEQRSIFVSGFQKGTTALELSDYFKTYGNVINVVMDKDKGVYAIVELQDEDILQKVLAEPQHSLGGQKLRVKPREKKDFRYTPPKKQGSARREQLSPEKLAQNICQVDDVDAQMSLMVQLFEFSESEQRLRDLLVKLFQEVFSEFFPESVILPFGSSVNGFSVSGCDLDLFLDLEKTKNFQASAKTTDKPPAGDESTEMESCSEDSILSDIDLVTATVPEILDLVATVLQKCVPGVHHVQVVSTARRPVVKFCHKESGLRGDISINNKLALCNTRFLQFCTEADERVRPLVYAVRYWAKQQGLAGNLFGGGPLLNNYALTLLVFFFLQTRSPPVLPTVARLKDLSDDGELTVVDGWDCSFPTDPASLQPSGNPESCCSLLAEFFRVFESYNFAGGVISLREGRSLPLSDFLLSDAGQKFKVGPINLQDPFELSHNVAANVNEKTALRLQRSCQDAAKYCRSLQYQRKSSKGKSWGLVRLFQPGSSQAPEHLVILLPLTPATQSRSELHPSKDSPQLPFRRVCAGISYVLQHVLKCSCSENPQGPGDDGESLGSDPEEDHLKTKTEQLSVGSKRSLDLEDAALGAPPAKKSRMEVSLPDTESVTWDCTAWHRVWLGRRRVRRQFSSPQADPKTSTDPLELEGKVSEAISQQEGQTRPVEPLFGFSVCATIKDAGSGEQDPQVNLNFTPDPEQGGVFQDFFHFLQGFLPRMVEQYLATKRPPDLRLPEEKSSPPVGDI from the exons ATGGAGGCAGAGGGAACGACGGACGATGTGGACTCTCTGCCCCGCGGGGCTTTTCGGTGCCGTCTGTGTCACGTGACGGTTGCCAACA AGCCCAGCTTGGAGGCTCATCTCCAAGGGAAGAAACACCAGCGGCTGGAAAACCTTCGTAGCGTCCGCCAGTCTCAGGAACAGCGTAGCATCTTTGTCAGCGGTTTCCAGAAAGGGACGACAGCCTTGGAGCTGAGCGACTATTTCAAAACCTACGGGAATGTCATCAACGTGGTGATGGACAAAGATAAG GGGGTCTATGCAATTGTAGAACTTCAGGATGAGGACATACTCCAGAAAGTATTGGCGGAACCGCAGCATAGTCTGGGGGGCCAGAAATTACGTGTCAAGCCGCGTGAGAAGAAGGATTTCAGATACACTCCACCCAAAAAGCAGGGGTCAGCCAGGCGGGAGCAGCTGAGCCCGGAGAAATTGGCGCAAAATATCTGCCAAGTGGACGAT GTCGATGCCCAGATGTCTTTAATGGTGCAACTGTTCGAATTTTCCGAGAGCGAACAGCGGCTTCGAGACTTGCTTGTCAAGCTGTTCCAGGAGGTGTTTTCTGAATTCTTCCCAG AATCGgtcattctcccctttgggtctTCGGTGAATGGCTTCAGCGTCTCTGGGTGTGACCTGGATTTGTTCCTGGATCTGGAGAAGACGAAAAACTTCCAGGCTTCTGCCAAGACAACGGATAAGCCACCG GCGGGGGACGAAAGCACTGAAATGGAATCTTGCTCCGAAGATTCGATCTTGTCAGATATCGACCTGGTCACAGCCACCGTGCCTGAAATCCTCGATCTGGTGGCCACGGTGCTGCAGAAATGCGTGCCAGGTGTCCACCATGTCCAGGTGGTCTCCACTGCCCGCCGTCCTGTGGTCAAGTTTTGCCACAAGGAGTCCGGCTTGAGGGGAGACATCTCCATAAACAACAA GCTGGCTCTGTGTAACACGCGCTTCCTGCAGTTTTGCACAGAAGCCGATGAGCGGGTGAGGCCTTTGGTCTACGCAGTGCGCTACTGGGCGAAGCAGCAAGGTTTGGCAG GAAATCTTTTTGGGGGAGGCCCCCTCCTCAATAACTACGCCCTGACCTTGCTGGTGTTCTTCTTTCTACAGACACGCAGCCCCCCCGTCTTACCGACCGTTGCCCggttgaaggatctctcag ATGATGGAGAACTGACTGTGGTGGACGGTTGGGACTGCAGTTTCCCTACAGATCCGGCTTCGTTGCAACCCAGCGGAAACCCTGAGAGTTGTT GCTCCCTCCTGGCGGAGTTTTTCCGCGTCTTCGAAAGCTACAATTTCGCCGGCGGTGTCATCTCCCTGCGTGAGGGCcggtccctccctctctccgatTTCCTGTTATCCGACGCTGGTCAGAAATTCAAGGTGGGCCCCATCAACCTCCAGGATCCCTTTGAGCTGAGCCACAATGTAGCAGCCAACGTCAACGAAAAGACGGCGCTGCGCCTTCAGCGGAGCTGCCAAGACGCCGCCAAATACTGCCGGAGTTTGCAATACCAGCGTAAATCCAGCAAGGGGAAGAGCTGGGGCCTAGTTCGTCTCTTCCAGCCCGGTAGCTCCCAAGCCCCGGAACACCTGGTCATCCTCCTCCCTTTAACGCCGGCCACACAATCCCGCTCGGAATTGCATCCAAGCAAGGATTCCCCCCAGCTCCCGTTTCGGAGGGTGTGCGCAGGCATCTCGTACGTCCTGCAGCATGTGTTGAAATGCAGCTGCTCGGAGAATCCGCAGGGACCCGGAGACGATGGGGAATCCCTCGGCAGCGATCCGGAGGAGGATCACCTGAAAACGAAAACCGAACAATTGTCGGTGGGTTCCAAGCGATCTCTGGATCTAGAAGACGCCGCGTTGGGGGCTCCCCCTGCGAAGAAATCACGGATGGAGGTTTCGCTTCCCGACACGGAAAGTGTGACCTGGGACTGCACCGCCTGGCACCGCGTCTGGTTAGGAAGACGGCGCGTCCGGCGACAGTTCAGCAGCCCGCAAGCAGATCCCAAAACATCCACTGATCCCTTAGAGCTGGAAGGCAAAGTATCCGAGGCGATTTCCCAACAAGAGGGGCAGACTAGGCCCGTCGAGCCGCTGTTCGGATTCAGCGTTTGCGCCACGATCAAAGACGCGGGTTCCGGGGAACAGGATCCCCAAGTCAACCTCAATTTCACTCCAGACCCTGAACAGGGAGGGGTTTTCCaagatttttttcatttcctgcaAGGTTTCCTGCCCCGAATGGTTGAGCAGTACCTGGCCACCAAGCGGCCTCCAGACCTCCGTCTCCCAGAAGAAAAATCTTCTCCTCCAGTGGGGGACATTTGA
- the MTA2 gene encoding metastasis-associated protein MTA2, giving the protein MAANMYRVGDYVYFENSSSNPYLVRRIEELNKTANGNVEAKVVCLFRRRDISSSLNSLADSNAREFEEESKQPSVSEQQRHQLKHRELFLSRQFESLPATHIRGKCSVTLLNETDILSQYLDKEDCFFYSLVFDPVQKTLLADQGEIRVGCKYQAEIPERLAEGESDNRNQQKMEMKVWDPDNPLTDRQIDQFLVVARAVGTFARALDCSSSIRQPSLHMSAAAASRDITLFHAMDTLQRNGYDLAKAMSTLVPQGGPVLCRDEMEEWSASEAMLFEEALEKYGKDFNDIRQDFLPWKSLASIVQFYYMWKTTDRYIQQKRLKAAEADSKLKQVYIPTYTKPNPNQIISVGSKPGMNGAGFQKGLTCESCHTTQSAQWYAWGPPNMQCRLCASCWIYWKKYGGLKTPTQLEGAARSITEPHSRGHTSRPEAQSLSPYTTSANRAKLLAKNRQTFLLQTTKLTRIARRMCRDILQPRRAARRPYAPINSNAIKAECSIRLPKAAKTPLKIHPLVRLPLATIIKELAAQAPLKPRTPRGTKTPINRNQLTPNRGLAGIVSKRTFENVAGGGLPFSANGRPLTSGMRSSSQPALKRQKLNPADAPNPVVFVATKDTRALRKALSHLEMRRAARRPNLPVKVKSSLPLRPLGTPLLPVPPVHPASTSEPIVLED; this is encoded by the exons GGGAATTTGAAGAAGAATCGAAGCAGCCTTCCGTTTCCGAGCAGCAGCGGCATCAGCTGAAGCATCGCGAGCTGTTCCTGTCCCGCCAGTTCGAGTCCCTGCCCGCCACTCACATACG GGGAAAGTGCAGCGTTACCCTCCTCAATGAAACGGATATCCTCAGCCAGTACTTGGATAAAGAG gactgttttttctACTCGCTGGTTTTCGACCCCGTTCAGAAGACCCTCTTAGCTGACCAGGGGGAGATCCGGGTGGGCTGCAAGTACCAGGCGGAGATCCCCGAGCGCCTGGCGGAAG GGGAATCCGACAACCGGAACCAGCAGAAGATGGAGATGAAGGTGTGGGATCCGGACAACCCCTTGACCGACCGGCAGATCGACCAGTTCCTCGTGGTGGCTCG GGCGGTGGGAACTTTCGCGCGAGCTCTCGACTGCAGCAGCTCCATCCGCCAGCCCAGCCTTCACATGAGTGCGGCGGCAGCTTCTCGGGATATCACGCTG TTCCACGCAATGGACACCCTGCAGCGTAACGGCTACGATTTAGCCAAGGCCATGTCGACTTTGGTGCCCCAGGGCGGGCCTGTGTTGTGCCGGGACGAGATGGAGGAATGGTCGGCTTCGGAAGCCATGCTGTTTGAGGAGGCCCTGGAGAAATACGGCAAGGACTTCAACGACATTCGGCAGGATTTT CTCCCTTGGAAGTCCTTGGCTAGCATCGTGCAGTTCTACTACATGTGGAAAACTACGGACCGATACATCCAGCAG AAACGGTTGAAAGCGGCGGAAGCCGACAGCAAATTGAAGCAAGTGTATATCCCAACCTA CACAAAACCGAATCCGAATCAAATCATCTCCGTGGGCTCCAAGCCCGGAATGAACGGCGCCGGGTTCCAGAAAGGCCTCACCTGTGAGAGTTGCCACA CCACCCAATCCGCCCAGTGGTACGCCTGGGGCCCCCCCAATATGCAGTGCCGCCTCTGCGCCTCTTGCTGGATCTATTGGAAGAAATACGGGGGGCTGAAGACCCCGACGCAGCTGGAGGGAGCTGCCCGCAGCATCACA gaGCCCCACTCTCGGGGCCACACGTCTCGGCCGGAAGCCCAGAGCCTCTCGCCGTACACCACCAGCGCCAACCGGGCCAAGTTGCTGGCGAAAAACCGGCAGACCTTCCTCCTTCAGACCACCAAGCTGACCCGCATCGCCCGGCGCATGTGCCGGGATATCTTGCAGCCGCGGCGAGCCGCCCGGCGCCCTTACGCGCCCATCAACTCCAACGCCATCAAGGCTGAAT GCTCGATCCGGCTTCCCAAGGCGGCCAAGACGCCCCTCAAAATCCACCCGCTGGTCCGTCTTCCTCTGGCTACCATTATCAAGGAGCTGG CTGCCCAGGCGCCTCTCAAACCCCGAACCCCTCGGGGCACCAAGACGCCCATCAACCGGAATCAGCTGACCCCAAACCGAGGCTTGGCTGGCATCGTCAGCAAACGGACTTTCGAGAAC GTGGCAGGGGGCGGGCTCCCCTTCTCGGCCAACGGACGGCCCCTAACGTCCGGCATGAGGTCAAGCAGTCAGCCTGCCCTGAAACGTCAGAAGCTGAACCCGGCCGACGCCCCCAATCCTGTCGTTTTTGTGGCGACCAAGGACACCAG AGCCCTGCGCAAGGCCCTGAGCCACCTGGAGATGCGCCGGGCTGCCCGCCGTCCCAACCTGCCGGTGAAGGTGAAGTCATCCCTGCCACTCAGGCCTCTGGGGACTCCCCTGTTGCCCGTGCCCCCAGTCCATCCTGCCAGCACCAGCGAACCCATCGTCCTGGAAGACTGA